A part of Fusarium oxysporum Fo47 chromosome III, complete sequence genomic DNA contains:
- a CDS encoding DNA replication regulator SLD3-domain-containing protein, with translation MSSSAVAGIDATRPARSRILTPSSEGSSNHKDELRSPEGHKRKRADSVAMEHLLKPSIAIKPHPPKLNVQPRILYPLMVLPRERLPLSCIDFHATNVDLASYRFFESHVKILDLESRMGSGPVVLLARKEASRAVYALERQPNGVYVVCRLGPWTDLEALAEDASAVCRERLRPTARTEPQSQYGPSVITTPHIHKEEKIKRAAIEAIQTLVRKRPRSQSVSTLAESVKIEAAPEAAIIADSKLPSPTFKPEEVAQTLGEQQTQASRPTTAISTSGNIDEPSQQLTTESIFETIRTQYYEMLYKSMGSLAYFAKGPLSRARSAFHLDLEANLDIGDLIDFLKGLVLTTVQIDKKYRETIPALIAQMKTVVDSSDEGPKKKRRAKKMKIGKDGLYPYEEAHIRKWWATNKPELKEDETNVPIQQIQSLTSMLRTRETQLQMIIILEILALTLLKPADDAEDSQLPLLPGAAESQGDAVVPSAKKRSKHNLPVLVDVHADRLTIWQSTASDEQLLLEDSQITQAPDGQSQQKASSEPLKDFCVDIIVPFFSHRLPELCDSINRKLGGPVIVKPTRPKVLKRPSSKRSPKPGAVAKRSISGQPTRTLQRALSTEQQSRRSVSRGPSNMIALMRSATSTSLPGIKREASDPSLVKSVLNAEPDLMNRKSGPLSRSSSVSNLQDAKSNKKAQVEAELKEAISSLRKPNREVVGKALAEAAERRATVGSSAKKVRKPGRSSLGVSVVKATPANTRFRDVFAKPHVTDTPIMSTEDVIPPSSLPSMVPSTGLRGAQRGGFRQSPTPDIERIGSTPTKAGSSFIRRPRNDEDVLPFPPSSPSLERLTMSAADLFNPGGVTNRKRKVSFTFSRNDELLATPVKGMKTKNIDMENQAAKPMPAKSVSIYEKLGWDDDLDDLL, from the exons ATGTCCTCTTCCGCCGTTGCTGGCATAGACGCGACGCGTCCAGCGCGGTCAAGGATTTTGACACCAAGCTCTGAAGGGAGCTCAAATCACAAAGATGAGCTGCGTTCTCCCGAGGGAcacaagaggaagagggcCGACTCAGTTGCCATGGAGCACCTTTTGAAGCCGTCAATTGCTATCAAG CCTCATCCTCCGAAACTCAATGTCCAGCCTCGCATCCTCTATCCATTGATGGTCCTCCCCCGCGAACGTCTGCCTCTCTCTTGTATCGATTTCCACGCTACCAATGTCGATCTTGCTTCGTATCGATTCTTCGAGTCTCATGTCAAAATCCTTGACTTGGAGAGTCGCATGGGCTCTGGCCCCGTGGTACTTCTAGCCAGAAAGGAGGCAAGTCGTGCCGTATACGCTCTCGAGCGACAACCCAACGGAGTATATGTTGTATGCAGGCTAGGACCCTGGACAGACTTGGAGGCTCTAGCAGAAGACGCATCCGCTGTCTGTCGAGAACGCTTACGCCCAACTGCTAGAACCGAGCCTCAAAGCCAATACGGGCCCTCTGTAATTACCACCCCACACATTcataaggaagaaaagatcAAACGAGCGGCCATCGAAGCTATTCAAACCCTAGTCCGCAAAAGGCCCAGGTCGCAGTCTGTTTCAACATTGGCCGAGTCTGTGAAAATAGAAGCAGCCCCCGAAGCTGCTATAATCGCGGATTCCAAACTACCATCGCCAACCTTCAAACCAGAAGAAGTGGCACAAACCCTAGGCGAGCAGCAGACCCAGGCATCACGTCCTACAACTGCAATTTCAACCTCTGGCAACATCGACGAGCCTTCCCAACAGCTGACTACGGAAAGCATATTCGAAACTATAAGAACCCAGTACTACGAGATGCTATACAAGTCCATG GGATCGCTCGCCTATTTTGCCAAAGGGCCACTCTCTCGTGCTCGTTCTGCTTTCCATCTCGACCTTGAAGCTAATCTAGATATTGGTGATCTCATCGACTTCCTGAAAGGACTCGTTCTTACCACTGTCCAAATCGACAAAAAGTACCGTGAGACTATTCCAGCTCTCATAGCCCAGATGAAAACAGTGGTGGACAGTTCTGACGAAGGCCCAAAGAAAAAGCGCCgagccaagaagatgaagatcgGAAAGGATGGGCTCTATCCATATGAAGAAGCTCATATCAGAAAGTGGTGGGCCACCAACAAGCCTGAACTGAAAGAGGACGAAACCAACGTTCCCATTCAACAAATTCAATCACTTACCTCTATGCTTCGCACGAGAGAAACACAGCTCCAGATGATAATCATATTGGAGATCCTGGCATTGACTCTTCTGAAACCCGCAGATGATGCGGAAGATAGCCAGCTCCCTCTATTGCCTGGTGCTGCTGAATCTCAAGGTGACGCGGTGGTTCCGTCAGCCAAGAAGCGGAGCAAACATAATCTTCCTGTTCTTGTAGATGTCCACGCTGATCGGTTGACTATCTGGCAATCTACCGCTTCCGACGAGCAGCTCCTTTTAGAAGATTCCCAAATCACTCAAGCACCGGATGGTCAATCTCAGCAGAAGGCGTCATCGGAGCCTCTGAAAGACTTTTGTGTGGACATCATTGTGCCATT CTTCTCCCATAGGCTCCCAGAGCTGTGTGATTCGATCAACCGCAAATTGGGAGGGCCTGTCATTGTGAAACCTACAAGGCCGAAGGTTCTAAAACGACCATCAAGCAAGCGTTCGCCGAAGCCAGGAGCAGTTGCCAAACGCTCTATATCAGGTCAGCCTACAAGGACGTTGCAAAGAGCTCTTTCGACAGAGCAGCAGTCGCGGCGAAGTGTTTCTAGGGGTCCCAGTAACATGATTGCCCTCATGCGCTCTGCAACATCCACTTCTCTGCCAGGAATCAAGCGAGAAGCTAGCGATCCATCCCTGGTTAAGTCGGTCCTGAACGCTGAGCCCGATCTAATGAATAGGAAGAGTGGGCCATTGTCTCGGAGCAGCAGTGTATCCAACCTGCAAGACGCGAAATCTAACAAGAAAGCTCAAGTCGAAGCAGAGCTAAAGGAGGCTATCTCTTCTTTGAGGAAGCCTAACCGCGAAGTTGTCGGTAAGGCACTGGCTGAAGCGGCTGAGCGGCGAGCAACAGTGGGCTCTTCAGCCAAGA AAGTGAGAAAACCAGGCAGAAGCTCTCTAGGCGTATCCGTTGTGAAGGCAACGCCAGCAAACACACGTTTCAGAGATGTATTTGCGAAACCACATGTGACAGATACACCCATTATGAGCACTGAAGATGTCATTCCTCCTTCAAGCCTTCCCTCTATGGTTCCCTCTACTGGTCTCCGAGGAGCACAGCGGGGTGGCTTCCGTCAGAGTCCAACTCCTGACATTGAGAGGATTGGCAGCACGCCTACAAAGGCCGGATCGAGTTTCATTCGTCGGCCTAGGAACGATGAAGACGTTTTGCCATTCCCGCCCTCATCGCCGTCTCTAGAACGACTAACCATGTCCGCTGCCGACCTGTTCAACCCGGGTGGGGTCACGAATCGAAAAAGAAAGGTCAGTTTCACTTTTTCTCGTAACGACGAGCTTTTGGCAACGCCCGTTAAGGGTATGAAAACAAAGAACATAGATATGGAGAACCAGGCGGCTAAGCCCATGCCTGCTAAGTCGGTGTCGATATATGAGAAATTAGGATGGGATGACGACCTAGATGACCTGTTATGA
- a CDS encoding TRAPP trafficking subunit Trs65-domain-containing protein, whose protein sequence is MSGSGNTTDRESIPTEATQHEPESLTQLKRSLFITDPTTEFAEQSHLSYLIPENTDLDLEAAFKDVEPGKSILDSIKRRDTLFFDETVNVLLLLKSPWKDEASLRTHLNRLVISVEAQIVNSKTHGKENSTTDTIFSGTVPDIDDPFIIVDGGEEEEEEEEEEEEDSNDSEESGDDANLDQSVFAVWKLPVFLSRPRARISAPAIIFTASASMKPEVSTDLIGKGSGYLQSGVPSGFNLLESFGSDAALGGVKPRLSALRVSRVTPVTRSQDVTKHIRALPQVQHKIFPVVHTRIRFSRPTTAPTSSAVIALLEVDFTSHFECEVSLDQIELSILDATVENLNNDAGMQLPLTCVSHDHITFLYRIAPRQHDVTVKNPMRELDIQISATAQVIPGRCTPSMNMSWSTQLDFTLPVNPGYGSATAGTGIVRAHRPSQLSITGQAVNPLVSPSIIRPDALPTLEAATSNTDASITELGITMTFTGPSEPVYPGQVFSWTVYIVNRTTEKNSAPPRKLALVAIPKRRRGEVRMTRPPSVGGRRHGEKDVADAVTDENVLHALQKNSSVESTDVVCLSADTRVGPLAPGACHVVELQFLALQEGVVGLEAMRVVDLGSQEHVDIRDLPTMLVEPAAA, encoded by the exons ATGTCAGGCTCTGGCAATACCACCGACAGGGAGTCTATACCCACGGAGGCTACTCAACATGAGCCTGAATCTCTCACTCAACTCAAAAGAAGCCTATTTATTACCGACCCTACGACTGAGTTTGCTGAGCAGTCACACTTGTCGTATCTTATACCAGAGAATACGGATTTAGATTTGGAAGCAGCTTTTAAGGATGTCGAACCTGGGAAGTCAATACTTGATTCAATCAAACGCAGGGATACATTATTCTTCG ATGAGACGGTAAATGTTCTTTTACTTCTCAAAAGCCCCTGGAAAGATGAAGCATCACTCCGCACTCACCTAAATCGGCTAGTGATATCAGTCGAAGCCCAGATCGTCAACAGCAAAACCCATGGCAAGGAGAATTCTACAACGGATACCATCTTCTCCGGTACAGTCCCAGATATTGATGATcctttcatcatcgtcgatgggggggaggaggaggaggaggaagaagaagaagaagaagaggacagTAACGATAGTGAAGAAAGTGGTGATGATGCCAACCTAGACCAAAGCGTTTTTGCTGTATGGAAGTTACCCGTCTTTTTGAGTCGACCTCGTGCACGAATCTCGGCAccagccatcatcttcaccgcATCCGCGAGCATGAAACCTGAGGTTTCAACTGACCTCATTGGAAAGGGGAGTGGTTACCTTCAGAGCGGTGTGCCCTCTGGCTTTAACCTGCTCGAGTCTTTCGGAAGTGATGCTGCACTCGGCGGAGTGAAGCCTCGGTTGTCTGCACTGCGAGTATCAAGAGTTACACCCGTTACGCGCTCACAAGATGTGACGAAGCATATACGAGCTCTGCCTCAGGTTCAGCACAAGATCTTCCCTGTCGTCCACACGAGAATCCGGTTTTCAAGACCGACTACAGCACCGACCAGCTCAGCCGTGATCGCACTGCTTGAAGTTGACTTTACATCTCATTTTGAATGCGAGGTATCATTAGATCAAATCGAACTTTCAATTCTCGACGCTACTGTCGAAAACCTCAACAATGACGCGGGTATGCAGCTACCTCTTACCTGCGTGTCTCACGATCATATTACGTTCCTCTATCGCATTGCTCCCCGTCAGCACGACGTTACAGTCAAAAACCCCATGCGGGAACTGGACATTCAAATCTCCGCTACTGCTCAGGTTATACCGGGCCGCTGCACGCCCAGTATGAACATGTCATGGTCAACTCAGCTTGACTTTACTCTCCCAGTCAATCCTGGCTATGGATCGGCAACTGCTGGAACTGGCATTGTCCGTGCCCATAGACCATCGCAACTTTCTATCACAGGCCAAGCAGTAAACCCCCTGGTATCGCCATCTATCATTCGTCCAGACGCCCTGCCCACTCTCGAGGCTGCCACATCCAACACAGACGCTTCCATTACAGAACTTGGCATAACCATGACCTTCACTGGCCCCTCTGAACCTGTCTACCCGGGGCAGGTCTTTTCTTGGACCGTCTATATCGTCAACCGTAccacagaaaagaactctGCGCCTCCCCGCAAACTTGCCCTCGTTGCTATTCCCAAGCGCCGGCGAGGCGAAGTTCGTATGACACGGCCTCCCTCAGTGGGTGGTCGACGACATGGTGAAAAAGACGTTGCCGATGCGGTCACGGACGAAAACGTACTCCACGCATTACAGAAGAACTCGTCTGTCGAGTCAACTGATGTTGTTTGCTTAAGCGCTGATACCCGTGTCGGTCCTCTTGCCCCAGGAGCTTGTCACGTAGTCGAGCTTCAATTTCTCGCGCTACAAGAAGGCGTTGTGGGCCTCGAGGCCATGCGAGTTGTTGATCTAGGGTCACAGGAGCATGTCGATATCAGGGATTTGCCAACTATGTTGGTAGAGCCAGCAGCGGCATAA
- a CDS encoding P-loop containing nucleoside triphosphate hydrolase protein: MPRPGQVLGLVGTNGIGKSTALKILSGKLKPNLGRHDNPPDWEDVIKHFRGSELQNYFTKLLEDDLKAVVKPQYVDQIPRAVRGPNKSVRFLIESRASLGNMEQVANVLELNHIMDRDINHLSGGELQRFAIGTVAVQNSDIYMFDEPSSYLDVKQRLSAALIIRSLLRDNDYVIVVEHDLSVLDYLSDYICVLYGKPAVYGVVTLPHSVREGINIFLDGHIPTENLRFRDESLTFRIAETTDDFAIDKSRAFTYPKMEKTLGSFKLNIEAGDFTDSEIIVMMGENGTGKTTFCRLLAGALKPDSQKSVPEMRISMKPQTITPKFDGTVRQLFFKKIKQSFLSPQFQTDVVKPLKLDDFIDQEVKNLSGGELQRVAIVLALGIPADIYLIDEPSAYLDSEQRIIASRVIKRFIMHSKKTAFIVEHDFIMATYLADRVIVFDGQPGIDAHANKPESLLTGCNTFLKNLDVTFRRDPTNYRPRINKSGSQLDQEQKMSGNFFFLEETPDKS, translated from the exons ATGCCCCGACCCGGCCAGGTTCTTGGTTTGGTCGGAACAAACGGTATTGGAAAGAGTACCGCTCTGAAGATTCTTAGTGGAAAGCTCAAGCCCAACTTGGGCCGACACGACAACCCTCCTGATTGGGAGGACGTTATCAAGCACTTTCGCGGTTCCGAGCTTCAGA ACTACTTCACCAAGCTCCTCGAAGATGACCTCAAGGCAGTTGTCAAGCCTCAGTACGTCGACCAGATCCCCAGGGCGGTCAGGGGCCCCAACAAGAGTGTCCGCTTCCTTATCGAGAGTCGTGCCTCGCTTGGAAATATGGAGCAGGTTGCCAATGTTCTCGAGCTGAACCACATCATGGACCGAGATATCAACCACCTTTCTGGTGGTGAGCTTCAGCGTTTCGCTATCGGAACCGTTGCCGTCCAGAATTCTGACATCTACATGTTTGACGAACCAAGTTCATACCTTGATGTCAAGCAGCGTCTGAGTGCTGCTCTGATCATTCGCTCCCTCCTCCGTGACAACGACTATGTCATTGTTGTCGAGCACGATCTGTCTGTTTTGGATTACCTCTCTGACTATATCTGTGTTCTGTACGGAAAGCCCGCCGTCTATGGTGTTGTCACCCTCCCGCACTCCGTCCGTGAAggcatcaacatcttccttGACGGTCACATCCCGACTGAGAACTTGCGATTCCGCGACGAGTCTTTGACTTTCCGTATTGCGGAGACTACCGATGATTTCGCTATCGACAAATCTCGTGCCTTTACCTACCCTAAGATGGAGAAGACTCTCggcagcttcaagctcaacatcgAGGCTGGTGACTTCACCGATTCCGAGATCATCGTCATGATGGGTGAGAACGGTACTGGAAAGACCACATTCTGCCGCCTCTTGGCTGGAGCCCTCAAGCCTGATAGTCAGAAAAGCGTCCCTGAGATGCGAATCAGCATGAAGCCTCAGACTATCACCCCCAAGTTCGATGGCACTGTCCGCCAGCTtttcttcaagaagatcaagcagTCTTTCCTGTCTCCGCAGTTTCAGACCGACGTCGTTAAGCCTCTCAAGCTCGATGATTTCATTGATCAGGAAGTCAAGAACCTTTCTGGTGGTGAACTGCAGCGTGTTGCCATCGTCCTTGCCCTGGGTATCCCTGCGGACATTTATCTGATCGATGAGCCGTCGGCCTATCTCGACTCTGAGCAGCGTATCATTGCCTCACGAGTCATCAAGCGATTCATCATGCATTCCAAGAAGACTGCTTTCATTGTTGAGCACGatttcatcatggccacGTACCTTGCCGACCGTGTCATTGTATTCGACGGACAGCCTGGTATTGATGCTCATGCCAACAAGCCCGAATCTCTCCTTACCGGCTGCAACACCTTCTTGAAGAACCTCGACGTCACTTTCCGTCGCGATCCCACCAACTACCGCCCCCGTATCAATAAGAGCGGATCTCAGCTCGACCAAGAGCAGAAGATGAGCGGCAATTTC ttcttcttggaggaGACCCCTGATAAGAGCTAA
- a CDS encoding P-loop containing nucleoside triphosphate hydrolase protein, with product MMSTPTLGGPSNGHLSPVDGISMSFDTGDHATDSDSHDAPDLTLDQPSPASSDEANNDSNIAHDNTHMSASEQSSEDNASDDGDFDMEESLPSQNEDAMEDRDSSTDSNRASKRKAPVEEDEYIKANPELYGLRRSTRPREQRKIVESDDSDSEPPVNRRTVKRRRVESSRPSSKIGTPTLRASTADSDSDSDTYGGARAKSLQKKARMQREAQPDLALAEKRWSSRRAAQVQQGAYEESDVDEDDDDDELAPMAYTVDYIDDSPYIEKVVRHRLKDGFEISYGLTKNDFEYFIKWQGKSHLHDTWETFQDIRDYRGYRKVENYFRKVIEYEVDIRVGDDIPPETKEQFFLDRERDEEAFEDYTKVERVVAVRDGEADTEYLVKWKGLTYEECTWEVASEISDAFQDQIDQYLDRASRSWQSDRKETNLDTRSRMVKLEEQPDFIKGGELRNFQLRGLNFLCLNWTKGNNVILADEMGLGKTVQTVSFLSWLRNARRQEGPSLVVAPLSVIPAWCDTFNHWSPDINYVVYLGPEDARKIIREHELLVDGNPKKPKFNVLVTSYEFILQDWQFLQSIKWQTLAVDEAHRLKNRESQLYNRLVSFGIPCKILITGTPIQNNLAELSALLDFLNPGKVDIDEDLDSLSASDAQEKLQQLHKAIAPFILRRTKETVESDLPPKTEKIIRVELSDVQLEYYKNILTRNYTALCDATNGHKNSLLNIMMELKKISNHPYMFPGAEEKVLAGSVRREDQIKGLIASSGKMMLLDQLLSKLNKDGHRVLIFSQMVKMLDILGDYCSLRGYKFQRLDGTIAAGPRRMAINHFNADDSDDFCFLLSTRAGGLGINLMTADTVIIFDSDWNPQADLQAMARAHRIGQKRPVNIYRLVSKETVEEEVLERARNKLLLEYLTIQAGVTDDGKAAFKEELNKKGLRVEGPSSSEDIQMVLKMRSSKMFEQSGNQERLEQLDIDSILENAEVTKTKVDDKINLSSGGIDWDNFMQITDVKVDDINLDWDQIIPADKIAEIKAEEEKKQHEAYVAKVAAESAPRRAAIKSRHRESERDVRLKKRQKEQQDKEEDDRRPVPLDPKRPLNDKEQRSLIKAYFRYGSMDDRGDEIIKEAKLKERDPDYVKSVLDEFIKAAKEAVDDNYAQMVEEEKRLGKTLTKKDRKAVLIDFGDLKKVNAETAIERPKQLQLLRQVIRSHNDWHTFRLPDATKAASYSCAWGAKEDAMLLVGIDRHGFGAWPQIRDDPDLDMADKLFLEEHRVEKKEERSKGNDKMKAPGAVHLVRRSEYLLSVLQAKHSNDRVVQRAVENHHRNNKKSLANGHRGSATASPAPHNGKKSRDRDRDHLHGDLHRSRSHAEERGTPRPDFKRKHLSHEDSRSPKHRRIEEHRRSSKHGEDRERSEKRRHRDDEDRRDERRDERRDDRRHDKHRLSHSHRDDRREDRRDDRRDDRRDDRRHDRHREDRERDRDRDRERERERAHDSHPQDERRAKALRRLDELRRIGDNKDKRAEDNDAMIWFLLKPVRENFERILSTTKDNVKSSKERASIFGVELVVIGTFLDEKLAATAADEGLKSNFWDFLAALWPVDDTSKSVTGKRLSNMYRTLHSRSKGSGSTKTNGA from the exons atgaTGTCCACCCCTACTTTGGGGGGTCCCTCCAATGGACATTTGTCGCCGGTTGATGGAATCAGCATGTCGTTTGATACAGGAGATCATGCAACCGATAGCGACTCGCATGATGCCCCCGATCTCACGCTCGATCAACCATCACCGGCATCCTCAGACGAGGCGAACAACGATTCCAATATTGCCCACGACAATACACACATGTCAGCGAGTGAACAATCCAGCGAAGACAATGCGTCTGATGACGGAGACTTCGATATGGAGGAGAGCCTCCCATCACAGAACGAAGACGCGATGGAAGACCGCGACAGCTCTACCGACTCGAATCGAGCCTCCAAGCGCAAAGCTCCtgtcgaggaagacgagTATATCAAGGCTAATCCAGAGCTCTATgggttgagaagaagt ACGCGACCTCGAGAACAACGAAAGATT GTCGAATCTGATGATTCGGATTCTGAACCCCCTGTCAACCGTCGTACAGTCAAACGACGACGTGTTGAATCCTCCCGTCCTT CATCCAAGATTGGAACTCCAACATTACGTGCCTCCACAGCCGATTCCGACTCCGACTCCGACACATATGGTGGTGCTCGCGCAAAGAGCCTGCAGAAGAAGGCTCGAATGCAACGCGAGGCACAGCCAGATCTCGCCCTTGCTGAAAAGCGCTGGTCGAGTCGTCGCGCTGCACAGGTACAACAAGGAGCATACGAAGAGAGCGAcgttgacgaggatgatgatgacgacgagcTCGCCCCCATGGCCTACACCGTTGACTATATCGACGATTCACCATATATAGAAAAAGTAGTCCGGCATAGGCTCAAAGACGGATTCGAAATCTCCTATGGGTTGACTAAGAACGACTTCGAATACTTCATAAAGTGGCAAGGCAAGTCGCACTTGCATGACACTTGGGAGACGTTCCAAGACATTCGAGATTATCGAGGTTACCGTAAAGTTGAGAATTACTTTAGAAAGGTGATTGAGTACGAGGTGGACATCCGCGTCGGCGATGATATCCCCCCCGAAACGAAGGAGCAATTTTTCCTTGACCGCGAGCGAGACGAGGAAGCATTTGAGGATTACACGAAGGTCGAGCGAGTGGTAGCTGTACGAGACGGTGAAGCCGATACTGAGTATCTTGTCAAGTGGAAGGGCCTCACGTACGAAGAATGCACATGGGAGGTCGCGTCAGAAATCAGCGACGCGTTCCAAGACCAGATTGACCAATACCTTGATCGAGCATCACGCTCGTGGCAGTCAGACCGGAAGGAGACGAACCTCGACACGAGATCACGGATGGTGAAGCTCGAGGAGCAACCCGATTTCATCAAAGGCGGCGAACTCCGCAACTTTCAGCTTCGGGGTCTCAACTTCCTGTGTTTGAACTGGACAAAGGGCAACAACGTGATTCTCGCCGATGAAATGGGTCTCGGAAAAACGGTGCAGACTGTATCATTCCTCAGCTGGCTCCGTAATGCTCGACGTCAGGAGGGACCATCACTTGTGGTTGCTCCTCTCAGTGTCATCCCGGCTTGGTGCGACACTTTCAATCATTGGTCCCCTGACATCAACTATGTTGTCTACCTGGGACCCGAGGATGCTCGAAAAATCATTCGTGAGCACGAGCTGCTCGTAGATGGCAACCCAAAGAAGCCCAAATTCAATGTCCTTGTCACTTCATACGAGTTTATTCTCCAGGATTGGCAATTCCTGCAGTCTATCAAATGGCAGACGCTcgctgttgatgaggctcatCGCCTCAAGAACCGTGAATCCCAATTATACAACCGGCTGGTGAGCTTTGGCATTCCTTGCAAGATCCTGATCACAGGAACACCTATTCAAAATAACTTGGCCGAACTTTCTGCTCTGCTCGACTTTCTTAACCCCGGCAAAGTTGACATTGACGAAGATCTTGATTCCCTTTCTGCCAGCGATGCACAAGAAAAACTACAACAACTTCACAAGGCCATTGCACCTTTCATTCTGCGACGAACCAAGGAAACCGTCGAGTCAGATCTTCCTCCCAAGACTGAAAAGATTATCCGCGTTGAGCTTTCAGACGTCCAGCTGGAGTACTACAAGAACATCCTGACCAGGAACTACACAGCCCTTTGCGACGCCACTAATGGACACAAGAACTCTCTCCTGAATATCATGATGGAACTAAAGAAGATCAGTAACCATCCTTACATGTTTCCTGGTGCTGAGGAGAAGGTCCTGGCCGGCAGCGTCCGCCGTGAAGATCAAATCAAGGGCTTAATTGCCAGTAGTGGAAAGATGATGTTACTCGATCAACTTCTTTCCAAGCTAAACAAAGATGGCCATCGAGTCCTGATTTTCAGTCAGATGGTCAAAATGCTTGATATTCTTGGTGACTACTGCTCTCTGCGAGGTTACAAGTTCCAGAGACTGGACGGCACTATTGCTGCTGGCCCCCGACGCATGGCCATCAACCACTTCAACGCTGATGACAGCGATGACTTTtgcttccttctctctaCTCGTGCAGGTGGTCTTGGAATCAACCTCATGACGGCAGACACTGTCATCATTTTCGACTCTGATTGGAACCCTCAAGCTGATTTGCAAGCCATGGCTCGTGCCCATCGCATCGGCCAGAAGCGTCCTGTAAACATCTACCGCCTAGTGTCCAAGGAGACtgtcgaggaggaggttCTCGAAAGGGCTCGCAACAAACTGTTACTCGAATACCTGACCATCCAGGCTGGTGTCACTGACGATGGTAAGGCAGCTTTCAAGGAGGAACTTAACAAGAAGGGTCTCAGGGTCGAAGGCCCGTCTTCGTCTGAAGATATCCAAATGGTCCTCAAGATGCGATCATCTAAGATGTTCGAACAGAGCGGCAACCAAGAACGGCTTGAACAACTCGACATTGACTCGATTCTTGAGAACGCTGAGGTCACCAAGACGAAGGTCGACGACAAGATAAACCTAAGCAGTGGCGGCATCGACTGGGACAATTTCATGCAAATTACTGATGTGaaagtggatgatatcaacCTTGATTGGGATCAAATTATCCCCGCCGATAAGATCGCCGAAATTAAGgccgaggaagaaaagaaacagcATGAGGCCTACGTTGCGAAGGTGGCGGCTGAAAGTGCTCCACGCAGAGCGGCCATCAAGAGCCGCCACAGAGAGAGCGAGCGTGATGTTCGCCTCAAGAAACGTCAGAAGGAGCAGCAAgacaaggaggaggatgaccGACGGCCCGTGCCTCTCGACCCTAAGCGCCCTTTGAACGATAAGGAACAACGTAGTCTAATAAAGGCTTATTTCCGTTACGGCTCAATGGATGACCGCGGCGATGAAATCATCAAGGAAGCCAAGCTGAAAGAAAGGGATCCAGACTACGTCAAGTCGGTCCTCGATGAATTCATCAAGGCAGCCAAGGAGGCCGTGGACGATAACTATGCTCAGAtggtggaagaagaaaagagactCGGGAAGACTCTCACGAAGAAGGACCGCAAAGCTGTCCTGATAGACTTTGGCGATCTCAAGAAAGTCAATGCTGAAACGGCCATCGAACGTCCGAagcagcttcaacttctccgaCAAGTTATTCGCAGCCACAATGACTGGCACACATTTCGTCTCCCTGACGCGACGAAGGCCGCTAGCTACTCTTGTGCTTGGGGCGCTAAGGAAGATGCTATGCTCCTAGTCGGTATTGACAGACACGGCTTTGGCGCTTGGCCGCAGAttcgcgacgatcctgaTCTGGACATGGCAGACAAACTCTTCCTCGAAGAACATCGCgtggagaagaaagaggaacGTAGCAAGGGTAAtgacaagatgaaggctCCTGGCGCCGTTCACCTTGTTCGGCGGTCAGAGTACCTGCTTTCAGTCCTGCAAGCGAAGCACTCTAATGATCGTGTTGTGCAGCGAGCAGTAGAGAATCATCACCGCAACAACAAAAAGTCACTTGCCAATGGCCACCGCGGGAGTGCCACAGCGTCTCCTGCTCCGCACAACGGCAAGAAGTCTCGCGACCGCGACAGAGACCACCTCCATGGTGACCTGCACCGATCCCGAAGCCATGCGGAGGAGCGTGGAACCCCACGACCGGATTTCAAGCGGAAACATCTATCTCATGAAGATAGCCGCAGCCCTAAGCACCGCCGCATCGAGGAGCATCGTCGATCCAGTAAGCATGGAGAGGACAGGGAGAGGTCAGAGAAGCGGCGTCATCGGGATGATGAGGACCGTCGTGATGAGCGCCGAGATGAACGACGGGATGACCGGCGACATGATAAACATCGCCTCAGCCACAGTCATCGCGACGATCGTCGGGAAGACCGCCGAGATGACCGACGTGACGACCGTCGTGATGATCGACGACATGACCGACATCGTGAAGATCGTGAGCGTGATCGTGATCGTGATCGCGaacgagagcgagagcgagcCCATGACTCGCATCCTCAGGATGAGCGCCGAGCCAAGGCTCTGCGAAGGCTGGACGAACTTCGCCGAATTGGCGACAACAAAGATAAGAGAGCTGAGGACAACGACGCCATGATCTGGTTTCTACTCAAACCGGTCCGAGAGAACTTTGAGAGGATTCTCTCTACAACTAAGGACAACGTCAAGTCAAGCAAGGAGCGGGCGTCTATCTTTGGCGTCGAGCTGGTCGTTATCGGCACTTTCCTCGACGAGAAATTGGCGGCCACTGCTGCTGACGAAGGTCTCAAGAGCAACTTCTG GGACTTTCTGGCAGCTTTGTGGCCCGTAGATGATACAAGCAAGAGCGTCACGGGAAAGCGATTGAGCAACATGTATCGCACTCTACATTCCCGTAGCAAGGGATCCGGTTCGACCAAAACCAATGGTGCATAG